In the genome of Sander vitreus isolate 19-12246 chromosome 13, sanVit1, whole genome shotgun sequence, one region contains:
- the vps51 gene encoding vacuolar protein sorting-associated protein 51 homolog isoform X2 — MDGEADGLVQVSEDSGRPRRVHGMLKLYYGINKEGKAAEQAESLDPCDINGAHFDPELFLNKLRRECSLAELMDQETCMVKQIRSLDSDMQTLVYENYNKFISATDTIRKMKNDFKKMEDEMDCLSANMSAITEFSARISGTLQDQHAQITKLSGVHTLLRKLQFLFELPARLNKCLELQAYAQAVRSHRRARCVLQQYSHLPSFKGIQDDCHAIMDKLAQELRQKFRDGGSSAKDLSECVELLLQLDEPAEELCDKFLSHAQSRLESDLQGLEAEIRPYPSASAVKDASAPRLSSTAAAGSPTDNSLKMSTIPSPTSNTDILEFIDRGCNEFVSSLCLVIASYQELFINHAQTGELASKNIPQMANGKLQAFVGDLAARYFSLVERRIQEEKGVGDNSLLVRALDRFHRRLQAVAKLLPGSPVPNQGTEIVIRAATERVKQYLSALQSFYVDSLTDVRQALATPRLSVVSASGAGGGALLGGSASSRDPPNSLPELLSSLSASILNQIKSVLASVHLFTAKDIAFSNKPYFKGEFCSQGVRESLVVSFIKFVCQSSRQFCESAGDKGGSTPPALLLLLSRLCLDYETSTISYILTLTDEQFLVQHHSPVTPVTTLCTEAREAAQKLLNHYVKVQGLIISQMLRKSVETRDWVNTIEPRNVRAVMKRVVEDTTSIDVQVGLLYEEGVRKAHSSDSSKRTFSVYSSSRQQARYAASYTPSAPMDTNLLSNIHKLFSERIDIFSSVEFNKVSVITGIIKISLKTFLECVRLRTFGRYGLQQIQVDCHYLQMYLWRFVSDENLVHFLLDEIVGSSAHRCLDPAPMEQSVIEVICERG; from the exons ATGGACGGTGAGGCGGACGGCTTGGTGCAGGTGTCGGAGGACTCCGGCAGGCCGCGGAGGGTGCACGGCATGCTGAAGCTCTACTATGGGATAAACAAGGAAGGAAAGGCCGCGGAGCAGGCGGAATCCCTGGATCCCTGCGACATCAACGGGGCGCATTTTGACCCCGAGCTTTTCCTAAACAAG CTCAGAAGGGAGTGCTCTCTTGCAGAGTTGATGGACCAGGAGACATGCATGGTCAAGCAGATCCGCTCTTTGGACAGTGACATGCAGACGCTGGTGTATGAAAACTACAACAAGTTCATATCTGCTACAG ACACCATAAGGAAGATGAAGAATGACTTCAAAAAGATGGAGGATGAAATGGATTGCCTGTCTGCTAACATGTCTGCAATCACTGAGTTCAGTGCTCGTATCAGTGGTACTCTTCAAGACCAGCATGCACAGATTACAAAACTCTCAG GGGTTCACACTCTGTTAAGGAAGCTGCAGTTTCTCTTTGAACTGCCTGCTCGATTAAATAAGTGTCTGGAGCTGCAGGCCTATGCTCAGGCAGTGAGATCCCATCGCCGTGCCCGCTGTGTGCTGCAGCAGTACAGCCACCTGCCCTCCTTCAAGGGAATTCAGGACGACTGTCATGCCATCATGGACAAGCTGGCACAGGAGCTTCGACAGAAGTTCAG GGATGGCGGGTCAAGCGCTAAAGATTTATCAGAGTGTGTGGAGCTGCTGCTTCAGTTGGATGAGCCAGCGGAGGAGCTCTGTGATAAATTCCTGAGCCATGCACAGTCTCGACTTGAGTCGGACCTCCAGGGTCTGGAAGCAGAGATAAGACCGTACCCATCTGCCTCGGCCGTGAAAGATGCTTCTGCACCCAGGTTGTCATCCACTGCAGCCGCTGGCTCTCCCACTGATAACTCCCTTAAAATGAGCACTATACCTTCTCCCACCTCAAACACTGACATCCTGGAATTCATTGACCGAGGCTGCAATGAATTTGTCAGCAGCTTGTGTTTAGTAATTGCATCCTATCAAGAACTATTTATCAACCATGCTCAGACAGGTGAGCTTGCATCCAAAAATATTCCTCAGATGGCAAACGGTAAGTTGCAGGCCTTTGTGGGTGATCTGGCTGCTCGGTATTTCTCGCTGGTTGAGCGGAGGATACAAGAGGAGAAAGGGGTCGGAGATAACTCCCTCCTGGTCCGCGCGCTCGACCGCTTCCACCGCAGACTCCAGGCTGTGGCCAAACTGCTGCCAGGCTCTCCTGTGCCAAACCAGGGGACTGAGATTGTGATACGGGCAGCTACAGAGCGAGTCAAGCAGTACCTCTCTGCCCTGCAGAGCTTCTACGTGGACAGCTTGACAGACGTGAGGCAGGCCCTGGCGACACCTCGGCTCTCTGTGGTCAGTGCTTCAGGGGCTGGAGGCGGAGCTCTTCTAGGGGGTTCGGCCTCCAGCAGAGATCCTCCGAACAGCCTGCCAGAGCTGCTCTCCTCGCTGTCAGCCTCTATTCTCAATCAGATCAAGTCAGTGTTGGCATCAGTGCATCTCTTCACAGCTAAAGACATTGCATTCTCCAACAAGCCGTACTTCAAG GGTGAATTCTGCAGCCAGGGTGTACGTGAGAGCCTGGTGGTGAGCTTTATAAAGTTTGTGTGCCAGTCTTCTCGCCAGTTTTGTGAAAGTGCAGGCGACAAGGGAGGTTCGACTCCTCCGGCCCTTCTGTTGCTGCTGTCTCGCCTCTGCTTGGACTATGAAACCTCTACTATCTCTTACATACTCACTCTCACAGATGAACAGTTTCTTGTGCAG CACCACAGTCCCGTAACACCCGTCACAACTTTATGTACAGAAGCCAGAGAGGCAGCACAGAAACTGCTGAACCATTATGTAAAG GTCCAGGGCCTGATTATCTCCCAAATGTTGCGAAAGAGCGTCGAAACACGAGACTGGGTTAACACCATCGAGCCAAGAAACGTCCGCGCTGTGATGAAGAGAGTAGTAGAGGACACCACCTCGATTGACGTGCAG GTTGGTCTTTTGTATGAAGAAGGTGTGAGGAAAGCACACAGCAGTGACTCCAGCAAAAGGACTTTCTCCGTCTACAGCAGCTCGAGGCAGCAAGCCCGCTATGCTGCCAGCTACACTCCAAG TGCGCCCATGGATACTAATCTACTGAGCAACATACACAAGCTGTTTTCTGAGAGGATTGACATCTTCAGCTCAGTGGAGTTCAACAAG GTCTCCGTGATAACAGGAATTATCAAAATCAGTTTAAAGACTTTCCTGGAGTGTGTCCGTCTGCGCACCTTTGGCCGTTACGGGCTGCAGCAGATCCAAGTTGACTGCCACTACCTGCAGATGTACCTGTGGCGGTTCGTCTCCGATGAGAACCTTGTACACTTCCTGCTGGATGAGATAGTGGGGAGCTCCGCTCACCGCTGCCTGGATCCCGCCCCGATGGAGCAGAGTGTGATCGAAGTCATCTGTGAACGGGGTTGA
- the vps51 gene encoding vacuolar protein sorting-associated protein 51 homolog isoform X1, with the protein MGAHCPCFGGFFWPVYSMDGEADGLVQVSEDSGRPRRVHGMLKLYYGINKEGKAAEQAESLDPCDINGAHFDPELFLNKLRRECSLAELMDQETCMVKQIRSLDSDMQTLVYENYNKFISATDTIRKMKNDFKKMEDEMDCLSANMSAITEFSARISGTLQDQHAQITKLSGVHTLLRKLQFLFELPARLNKCLELQAYAQAVRSHRRARCVLQQYSHLPSFKGIQDDCHAIMDKLAQELRQKFRDGGSSAKDLSECVELLLQLDEPAEELCDKFLSHAQSRLESDLQGLEAEIRPYPSASAVKDASAPRLSSTAAAGSPTDNSLKMSTIPSPTSNTDILEFIDRGCNEFVSSLCLVIASYQELFINHAQTGELASKNIPQMANGKLQAFVGDLAARYFSLVERRIQEEKGVGDNSLLVRALDRFHRRLQAVAKLLPGSPVPNQGTEIVIRAATERVKQYLSALQSFYVDSLTDVRQALATPRLSVVSASGAGGGALLGGSASSRDPPNSLPELLSSLSASILNQIKSVLASVHLFTAKDIAFSNKPYFKGEFCSQGVRESLVVSFIKFVCQSSRQFCESAGDKGGSTPPALLLLLSRLCLDYETSTISYILTLTDEQFLVQHHSPVTPVTTLCTEAREAAQKLLNHYVKVQGLIISQMLRKSVETRDWVNTIEPRNVRAVMKRVVEDTTSIDVQVGLLYEEGVRKAHSSDSSKRTFSVYSSSRQQARYAASYTPSAPMDTNLLSNIHKLFSERIDIFSSVEFNKVSVITGIIKISLKTFLECVRLRTFGRYGLQQIQVDCHYLQMYLWRFVSDENLVHFLLDEIVGSSAHRCLDPAPMEQSVIEVICERG; encoded by the exons CTGGCCGGTTTACAGTATGGACGGTGAGGCGGACGGCTTGGTGCAGGTGTCGGAGGACTCCGGCAGGCCGCGGAGGGTGCACGGCATGCTGAAGCTCTACTATGGGATAAACAAGGAAGGAAAGGCCGCGGAGCAGGCGGAATCCCTGGATCCCTGCGACATCAACGGGGCGCATTTTGACCCCGAGCTTTTCCTAAACAAG CTCAGAAGGGAGTGCTCTCTTGCAGAGTTGATGGACCAGGAGACATGCATGGTCAAGCAGATCCGCTCTTTGGACAGTGACATGCAGACGCTGGTGTATGAAAACTACAACAAGTTCATATCTGCTACAG ACACCATAAGGAAGATGAAGAATGACTTCAAAAAGATGGAGGATGAAATGGATTGCCTGTCTGCTAACATGTCTGCAATCACTGAGTTCAGTGCTCGTATCAGTGGTACTCTTCAAGACCAGCATGCACAGATTACAAAACTCTCAG GGGTTCACACTCTGTTAAGGAAGCTGCAGTTTCTCTTTGAACTGCCTGCTCGATTAAATAAGTGTCTGGAGCTGCAGGCCTATGCTCAGGCAGTGAGATCCCATCGCCGTGCCCGCTGTGTGCTGCAGCAGTACAGCCACCTGCCCTCCTTCAAGGGAATTCAGGACGACTGTCATGCCATCATGGACAAGCTGGCACAGGAGCTTCGACAGAAGTTCAG GGATGGCGGGTCAAGCGCTAAAGATTTATCAGAGTGTGTGGAGCTGCTGCTTCAGTTGGATGAGCCAGCGGAGGAGCTCTGTGATAAATTCCTGAGCCATGCACAGTCTCGACTTGAGTCGGACCTCCAGGGTCTGGAAGCAGAGATAAGACCGTACCCATCTGCCTCGGCCGTGAAAGATGCTTCTGCACCCAGGTTGTCATCCACTGCAGCCGCTGGCTCTCCCACTGATAACTCCCTTAAAATGAGCACTATACCTTCTCCCACCTCAAACACTGACATCCTGGAATTCATTGACCGAGGCTGCAATGAATTTGTCAGCAGCTTGTGTTTAGTAATTGCATCCTATCAAGAACTATTTATCAACCATGCTCAGACAGGTGAGCTTGCATCCAAAAATATTCCTCAGATGGCAAACGGTAAGTTGCAGGCCTTTGTGGGTGATCTGGCTGCTCGGTATTTCTCGCTGGTTGAGCGGAGGATACAAGAGGAGAAAGGGGTCGGAGATAACTCCCTCCTGGTCCGCGCGCTCGACCGCTTCCACCGCAGACTCCAGGCTGTGGCCAAACTGCTGCCAGGCTCTCCTGTGCCAAACCAGGGGACTGAGATTGTGATACGGGCAGCTACAGAGCGAGTCAAGCAGTACCTCTCTGCCCTGCAGAGCTTCTACGTGGACAGCTTGACAGACGTGAGGCAGGCCCTGGCGACACCTCGGCTCTCTGTGGTCAGTGCTTCAGGGGCTGGAGGCGGAGCTCTTCTAGGGGGTTCGGCCTCCAGCAGAGATCCTCCGAACAGCCTGCCAGAGCTGCTCTCCTCGCTGTCAGCCTCTATTCTCAATCAGATCAAGTCAGTGTTGGCATCAGTGCATCTCTTCACAGCTAAAGACATTGCATTCTCCAACAAGCCGTACTTCAAG GGTGAATTCTGCAGCCAGGGTGTACGTGAGAGCCTGGTGGTGAGCTTTATAAAGTTTGTGTGCCAGTCTTCTCGCCAGTTTTGTGAAAGTGCAGGCGACAAGGGAGGTTCGACTCCTCCGGCCCTTCTGTTGCTGCTGTCTCGCCTCTGCTTGGACTATGAAACCTCTACTATCTCTTACATACTCACTCTCACAGATGAACAGTTTCTTGTGCAG CACCACAGTCCCGTAACACCCGTCACAACTTTATGTACAGAAGCCAGAGAGGCAGCACAGAAACTGCTGAACCATTATGTAAAG GTCCAGGGCCTGATTATCTCCCAAATGTTGCGAAAGAGCGTCGAAACACGAGACTGGGTTAACACCATCGAGCCAAGAAACGTCCGCGCTGTGATGAAGAGAGTAGTAGAGGACACCACCTCGATTGACGTGCAG GTTGGTCTTTTGTATGAAGAAGGTGTGAGGAAAGCACACAGCAGTGACTCCAGCAAAAGGACTTTCTCCGTCTACAGCAGCTCGAGGCAGCAAGCCCGCTATGCTGCCAGCTACACTCCAAG TGCGCCCATGGATACTAATCTACTGAGCAACATACACAAGCTGTTTTCTGAGAGGATTGACATCTTCAGCTCAGTGGAGTTCAACAAG GTCTCCGTGATAACAGGAATTATCAAAATCAGTTTAAAGACTTTCCTGGAGTGTGTCCGTCTGCGCACCTTTGGCCGTTACGGGCTGCAGCAGATCCAAGTTGACTGCCACTACCTGCAGATGTACCTGTGGCGGTTCGTCTCCGATGAGAACCTTGTACACTTCCTGCTGGATGAGATAGTGGGGAGCTCCGCTCACCGCTGCCTGGATCCCGCCCCGATGGAGCAGAGTGTGATCGAAGTCATCTGTGAACGGGGTTGA